The proteins below are encoded in one region of Natronospira bacteriovora:
- a CDS encoding dodecin family protein, giving the protein MTVAKIIEISATSNDSFEDAIRQGIDKASKSVDNIKGAWVAEQKVTVENGKISGYRVDMRVTFVLN; this is encoded by the coding sequence ATGACCGTCGCAAAGATCATTGAAATCAGTGCGACCTCAAACGACAGTTTCGAGGACGCCATTCGCCAGGGCATCGACAAGGCATCGAAGTCGGTGGATAACATCAAGGGGGCCTGGGTGGCCGAGCAGAAGGTGACCGTCGAGAACGGCAAGATCAGCGGCTATCGTGTGGATATGCGGGTCACCTTTGTACTCAACTAG
- a CDS encoding helix-turn-helix transcriptional regulator — MKSEQIEPAFLRPKQAAKFLGCTLRTVHNLAESDPQFPRKIRVTSRMVGWLRSDLEQYLDRKAAA, encoded by the coding sequence ATGAAATCTGAACAAATCGAACCCGCATTTCTGCGCCCGAAGCAGGCGGCTAAGTTTCTCGGATGCACGCTGCGAACCGTTCACAATTTGGCCGAATCTGATCCGCAATTCCCCCGCAAAATTAGGGTGACCAGTCGCATGGTTGGCTGGTTGCGTTCGGACCTTGAGCAATACCTGGATCGCAAAGCGGCGGCATAG
- a CDS encoding DUF3775 domain-containing protein yields MSAEFESQADSPTLDVNLDNVCRLIQLARIFHAQEAVVIPEEPGNPSDDWPTQILAAHHDDQSLNEFRSIIDDLDRNQQVEVVALLWMGRGDYDRQDWHALLSDADAEWTDYTADYLMAHPMLSDQLTEGLDILGYHCD; encoded by the coding sequence ATGAGCGCTGAGTTCGAGAGCCAGGCCGATTCGCCAACCCTGGACGTGAACCTGGACAATGTGTGCCGGCTCATCCAGCTGGCGCGGATATTCCACGCCCAGGAAGCCGTCGTCATCCCGGAGGAGCCTGGCAACCCGTCCGATGACTGGCCAACGCAGATTCTGGCCGCCCATCACGATGACCAGAGCCTGAATGAGTTTCGGAGCATCATCGACGATCTGGACCGGAACCAACAGGTGGAAGTGGTGGCCCTGCTCTGGATGGGGCGGGGCGACTATGATCGCCAGGACTGGCATGCCCTGCTGAGTGATGCCGATGCGGAATGGACCGATTACACGGCCGACTACCTGATGGCACATCCCATGCTGTCGGATCAGCTGACCGAGGGCCTGGACATTCTGGGCTATCACTGTGATTGA
- a CDS encoding zinc-dependent alcohol dehydrogenase family protein: MRAMVLHGPGRALVPERVPIPSRQAPDQLLLKVEACGICRTDLHILDGELDTPSLPLIPGHQIVGTVVEAGPECGTLKAGDRVGVPWLGRTDGSCRHCRRGRENLCEAAEFTGYTLDGGFAEYALAHAPFCFPLPTDAKAADIAPLLCAGLIGFRAWRLAGGADNQRLGIYGFGAAAHILTQLAVWHGQSVYAFTRPGDVSAQAFARQLGAVWAGGSDQRPPEILDAALIFAPVGELMVSALEQVDRGGTVVSGGIHMSDIPAFPYRTLWGERSLKSVANLTRADGRDFLALAPKIPIRTEVTTYPLEQAGQALDDLRHGRFSGAAVVQP; encoded by the coding sequence ATGCGGGCAATGGTCCTTCACGGTCCCGGTCGGGCTCTGGTCCCGGAACGGGTGCCGATACCCTCAAGGCAGGCGCCGGATCAGCTCCTGCTCAAGGTGGAGGCCTGCGGCATCTGCCGCACCGACCTGCACATCCTCGACGGCGAGCTGGACACGCCCAGCCTGCCCCTCATTCCCGGCCATCAGATCGTTGGCACGGTAGTGGAAGCGGGGCCCGAGTGCGGGACACTCAAGGCCGGCGACCGGGTGGGCGTGCCGTGGCTGGGCCGCACCGACGGCAGCTGCCGCCATTGCCGGCGAGGTCGGGAGAATCTGTGCGAGGCGGCCGAGTTTACCGGCTATACCCTGGACGGCGGCTTCGCCGAGTATGCCCTGGCCCACGCCCCCTTCTGCTTTCCCCTGCCCACTGACGCCAAGGCCGCGGACATCGCGCCCCTGCTCTGCGCCGGCCTGATCGGTTTTCGTGCCTGGCGCCTGGCCGGGGGCGCTGACAATCAACGCCTGGGCATCTACGGCTTCGGCGCCGCAGCGCATATTCTCACCCAGCTGGCCGTCTGGCACGGTCAATCGGTCTACGCCTTCACCCGCCCCGGCGACGTGAGCGCTCAGGCCTTTGCCCGGCAATTGGGTGCGGTCTGGGCCGGCGGCAGCGACCAGCGTCCACCGGAGATTCTTGATGCCGCTCTCATCTTCGCACCAGTGGGTGAACTGATGGTATCGGCCCTGGAACAGGTGGATCGGGGCGGCACCGTGGTCAGCGGGGGAATCCACATGAGCGACATTCCTGCCTTCCCCTATCGCACACTGTGGGGAGAACGCAGCCTGAAATCCGTGGCCAATCTCACCCGGGCCGATGGCCGTGACTTCCTTGCCCTGGCCCCGAAAATCCCCATTCGCACCGAAGTCACCACCTACCCGCTGGAACAGGCCGGACAAGCCCTGGACGATCTTCGGCACGGACGTTTCAGTGGCGCAGCCGTAGTCCAGCCCTGA
- a CDS encoding tyrosine-type recombinase/integrase — protein sequence MSRQTRITSITEAAASRHLKSAKKGESLYCKTIRGFHLLKTAKGGSWRVRYMIDGRRRVYAIGLLSEMKPIEAQERALEIRRKVDAGQDPAQEKKRQKQSLVAAEEADKARTVGAYLEGRYSDLMRNKRTGGETVARIRANFPKLMNRGMDTLNKFDIEAWQRAKRKEGRAHATLVRTYGALKTMLNQAVKDDLLDRNPLAHYSLEKPVNDPRERERHRKRKEARRLLTDDELEGLEVGLAAFAEEVRGQRRRSRKHGKPHLPDLDKVPFPHWFVPFCYSALYTGLRPGDLYSLTWQELSVEFGRLEKVPEKTKDHPNPITVKLKLPAEYVAIMRGWWEQGGKPLDGWVFPSRNPGEKMTKKAHLKPWARVKELGGLPADLGFYSLRHHFISRLVANGAPLLTIAQMVGHRSAQMIEQHYGNPDDELIAEHMEAFAKKLATPRKWQGTAAKG from the coding sequence ATGTCACGACAGACCCGCATCACTTCGATCACCGAAGCGGCTGCCAGTCGGCACCTGAAAAGCGCCAAGAAAGGCGAGTCGCTTTACTGCAAGACCATTCGTGGATTCCACCTTCTAAAGACCGCCAAGGGGGGATCGTGGCGGGTGCGTTACATGATCGACGGAAGGCGGCGCGTTTATGCCATTGGGCTGCTGTCTGAGATGAAGCCTATTGAGGCTCAGGAGAGGGCGCTAGAGATACGGCGCAAGGTGGACGCGGGGCAAGACCCTGCGCAGGAGAAAAAGCGCCAGAAACAGTCTCTAGTGGCCGCTGAGGAGGCGGACAAGGCCCGAACCGTGGGGGCATACCTTGAGGGCCGTTATTCGGACCTGATGAGGAATAAGCGGACGGGTGGCGAAACGGTTGCAAGGATTCGAGCGAATTTCCCGAAGCTGATGAACAGGGGCATGGATACCCTGAACAAGTTTGATATTGAGGCATGGCAGAGGGCCAAGCGAAAAGAGGGGAGAGCGCACGCCACTTTGGTTCGGACCTATGGCGCATTAAAGACCATGCTGAATCAGGCCGTGAAGGATGATCTGCTAGACCGCAACCCGCTGGCCCATTACTCACTTGAAAAGCCTGTCAACGATCCGAGAGAGCGGGAAAGGCACCGCAAACGGAAGGAGGCGCGGCGGCTGCTAACCGATGATGAGCTGGAAGGGCTGGAAGTCGGCTTGGCGGCATTTGCGGAGGAAGTACGCGGACAGCGAAGAAGAAGCCGAAAGCATGGCAAGCCCCACCTGCCTGATCTGGATAAGGTGCCCTTTCCTCATTGGTTTGTGCCGTTCTGCTATTCAGCCCTATACACCGGACTGAGGCCGGGCGATCTGTATTCACTGACCTGGCAGGAACTGTCTGTCGAGTTTGGGCGGCTGGAGAAGGTGCCGGAAAAAACGAAAGATCATCCGAACCCGATCACCGTGAAACTGAAACTCCCCGCCGAATATGTGGCGATCATGCGGGGCTGGTGGGAGCAGGGCGGCAAGCCCCTGGATGGCTGGGTTTTCCCCTCACGCAATCCAGGCGAGAAGATGACGAAGAAGGCCCACTTGAAACCGTGGGCTAGGGTGAAGGAGCTAGGTGGACTCCCTGCCGATCTGGGGTTCTACTCCCTCCGGCATCATTTCATTTCGAGGCTGGTGGCGAACGGGGCTCCATTGTTGACCATCGCCCAAATGGTCGGGCATCGGTCCGCGCAAATGATCGAGCAACACTACGGAAATCCCGATGATGAGCTGATAGCCGAGCACATGGAGGCGTTCGCGAAAAAGCTGGCTACTCCCAGAAAATGGCAGGGAACGGCTGCGAAAGGGTGA
- a CDS encoding Hsp20/alpha crystallin family protein: protein MRMLTTPRRSWIPSLDADFDRLFDRFSPMISRPDESLGMAEWNPAVDIREEADRFLVLVDIPGVAPEEVDITLENGLLTISGERKEEKSTGDEHYRRSERFHGSFFRRFSLPDTADATKVSARSDKGVVEITIPKTKKARSNRIPIKS from the coding sequence ATGAGAATGCTGACCACTCCACGCCGCAGCTGGATTCCCAGTCTGGATGCGGATTTCGACCGACTGTTCGACCGCTTTTCCCCCATGATCAGCCGGCCGGACGAATCACTGGGCATGGCAGAATGGAACCCCGCCGTGGATATTCGCGAGGAAGCGGATCGTTTCCTGGTACTGGTGGATATTCCCGGCGTGGCACCCGAGGAAGTGGACATCACCCTGGAGAACGGCCTGCTCACCATCAGTGGTGAACGCAAGGAAGAGAAGTCCACCGGTGATGAGCACTATCGCCGCTCGGAGCGTTTCCACGGCAGTTTCTTCCGCCGCTTCAGTCTTCCGGATACCGCAGATGCCACCAAGGTAAGCGCCCGCTCGGACAAGGGCGTGGTAGAAATCACCATTCCCAAGACCAAGAAGGCCCGCAGCAATCGGATCCCGATCAAGAGCTGA